TCGCGGTAGGCGCTGTCCAGGGCGTTCATGTCGATGTCGAACCTGGCGGGCAGCTGGAACAGCTCGAAGTGATTCTGCATGTCGATACGATCGGCCCGCGTCAGATGCGGAAGCTTTCGCCGCAGCCGCAGTTGTCCTTGACGTTCGGGTTGTTGAAGCGGAAACCTTCGTTCAGGCCTTCGCGGGCGAAATCGAGTTCGGTGCCGTCGATGTAGGGCAGGCTCTTGGGGTCGACGAAGACCTTCACGCCGTGCGATTCGAACACGTTGTCTTCATTCGCCGCCTCGTCGACGTATTCCAGCTTGTAGGCCAGGCCGGAGCAGCCGGTGGTGCGCACGCCGAAACGCAAGCCGACTCCCTTGCCCCGGCGCTCGAGGTAGCGATTGATATGTTTCGCGGCTTTTTCGGTGAGAGTCACTGCCATGTCAAATCTCCAGCTTGCTTACAAAATACTTAATACAACATTAGTACTGCAATAAGGGCCTCGAAAACCGTAGCGAGCGGCCGCAGGTTTGGTAGAGAAGCGCAGCTGTACGAGTAGTACAGCGAGCATCGCAAACCGAACCTGCAACGCGCAGTAGGTTTGCGAGGTCCTTACGCTGCTTTTTCTTCGGCGGCGTGCTTGTGCTTGTAGTCGGCGACGGCGGCCTTGATCGCGTCTTCCGCCAGGATCGAGCAGTGGATCTTCACCGGCGGCAGCGCCAGCTCTTCGGCGATCTGGGTGTTCTTGATGGACAGCGCTTCGTCCAGCGACTTGCCCTTGACCCATTCGGTCACCAGCGAGCTCGAGGCGATCGCCGAACCGCAGCCGTAGGTCTTGAACTTGGCGTCTTCGATGACGCCGGCTTCGTTGACCTTGATCTGCAGCTTCATCACGTCGCCGCAGGCCGGTGCGCCGACCATACCGGTGCCGACGTCGTCCGAGTTCTTGTCGAACGAGCCGACGTTGCGCGGGTTTTCGTAGTGGTCGAGGACTTTGTCCGAGTAAGCCATGGTAGTGCTCCTAAATATGCGTATGCGTTGATTGCGTAAAGGCCGGTGCTCGGTAATCGCTTAGTGAGCGGCCCACTGGATCGAATTCAGGTCGATGCCATCCTTGTGCATCTCCCACAGCGGCGACAATTCGCGCAGCTTGCCAACCTTGTCCTTCAGCAGCTGGACGGCGAAGTCGATGTCTTGCTCGGTCGTGAAACGGCCGATCGTGAAGCGGATCGAGCTGTGCGCCAGTTCGTCGCTGCGGCCCAGCGCGCGCAGCACGTAGGACGGCTCCAGCGAGGCCGAGGTGCAGGCCGAACCCGACGACACGGCGATGTCCTTGACCGCCATGATCAGCGACTCGCCCTCGACGAAGTTGAACGAGACGTTCAGGTTGTGCGGCACGCGGTGTTCCATGTCGCCGTTGACGTAGACCTCTTCGATCTGCATCAGGCCGGCGGCCAGGCGGTCGCGCAGCGCCTTGATGCGCGCCAGTTCGGTGCTCATCTCTTCGCGGGCGAGGCGGAAGGCTTCGCCCATGCCGACGATCTGGTGCGGCGCCAGCGTGCCCGAACGCAGGCCGCGCTCGTGGCCGCCGCCGTGCATCTGCGCTTCCAGGCGCACGCGCGGCTTGCGGCGCACGTACAGCGCGCCGATGCCCTTCGGACCGTAGGTCTTGTGAGCGCTAAAGCTCATCAGGTCGACCTTCAGCTCTTCCAGGTTGATCTCGACCTTGCCGGTGGCTTGCGCGGCGTCGCTGTGGAAGATGATGCCCTTCTTGCGGCACAGCTCGCCGATTTCCTTGATCGGCTGGACCACGCCGATCTCGTTATTCACCAGCATGACCGAGACCAGGATGGTGTCCGGACGCATCGCCGCTTCCAGCTGCTCGAGCGTGATCAGGCCGTTGTCCTGCGGCTCGAGGTAGGTCGCTTCGTAGCCTTCGCGTTCGAGTTCGCGCACGGTGTCCAGCACGGCCTTGTGCTCGGTCTTGACGGTGATGATGTGCTTGCCCTTGGACTTGTAGAAGTGGGCCGCGCCCTTCAAGGCCAGGTTGTTCGACTCGGTCGCGCCCGAGGTCCAGATGATCTCGCGCGGATCGGCGCCGACCAGCTTGGCCACCTGAACGCGCGCTTCCTCGACCGCCGCCTCGGCGCTCCAGCCGTAGGCGTGGCTGCGCGAGGCCGGATTGCCGAACTGCTCGCGCAGGAACGGAATCATCTTGTCGGCGACACGCGGATCGATCGGCGTGGTGGCCGAGTAATCCATGTAGATCGGGAAGTGCGGCGCAGTCTGGAAGCTCTGCTCGATTTGTTTATCCAGGGGGGCGTTCATCGTTATCACTCCAGTTTTCTAAAAGCGGATTCACCACTTCAATTTTGTCCGACGGCGGCGTGGCGAGGATGCATCACGACGACGCTCTGATCTTGATGTTCTTTCTGTTTCTGTTGCTCGACCAGGTCATGCAGGGTCACGGAATCGAGGAAGTCGACCATCTTCGCGTTGAGCGTGGCCCACAGTTCGTGGGTCATGCAGCGCGACCCGGCCGCCGCGTCGGCGCCGTGGCAGTTTTCCTTGCCGCCGCACTGGGTGGCGTCGATCGGCTCGTCGACGGCGATGATGATGTCGGCGACGGTGACCTTGTCGGCGCTGCGCGCCAGGCTGTAGCCGCCGCCCGGGCCGCGCACCGACTCGACGATCTCGTGCCGGCGCAGCTTGCCGAACAGCTGCTCCAGGTAGGACAGCGAAATGGCCTGGCGCTGGCTGATGCCCGACAGCGTGACCGGACCCGCGCCCTGGCGCAGGGCGAGATCGATCATCGCGGTAACAGCAAAACGGCCTTTGGTGGTCAGACGCATCACAACCCCGGTTGTCATACAAACAGTGTTAAACTCTTGCTTCTCATCAGGTAGGCTACTTTATTACCCGATCGATTTAGTCAAGTATAGCGCAAATCCCAGTGCTTTGCTTGGGACGCGCCAAAACGCCTGCCCTGCCCGGCAGCCCTTCTTCCCGCCTGTTTTTCCCGCGTTTTATGGTCCCGCACGGCGCTGCAGCAGCCGCATCGGACCGAAGAATTGCTGCATGCCCTGGTGGCCGATGAAGCTCAGGTTGTAGGGGTGCTCGGCGCGAATCGAAGGGAACTGTTGCGTTTCCGGCACCTTGTCGAGTTGCTCGGCGATCTTGCCCCACAAGACCAGCGTCGGCTGGGTGGCTTGCGCGGCCAGCGCGGCGAACACGGCGCGCAGCAAAGGCAGCCAGGCGCGCGCGTCGACGACCGGGGCCACGTGCTTGCGGAACACCAGCGAGGCATTCAGCAGCAGGAAGCCTTCGCCGGTCAGGTTGTCCTGCAGCTCGGGCAGGGTCTGGATCATGCCCCTGGCTTCGGACGCCTTGGCGATCGGGGCCAGCGCGGCGCCACCGGTGTCGTCGATGGTCAATTGTCCGCCGGCCACCAGCAGCATCTTCATGAAGTTGCGCAGCGAGGTCGCCCGGTTGACCGGCTTGGACAGGCCGGTCGCCGACCACAGCGCGCCCACGGCGCCGTCCATGAAGCACACGCCGGTCGCGCTCTCCTCGCGCGGATACGGCCCCTCCCCCACCAGCACGTAGCGTACGCCATCCAGCGGCAGCGAGAAGGCGGCGAACAGGCGCCCCCCGGTCGGCAGGTAGCGGTCCTCGGCCAGCGCCGGCAGGTAGTCGGGCGTGGCCTTGGCCATCGCGCGCAGGCCGGCCTCCAGGTGCGGGCGCCAGGAGGCGTCGGCGAGTGTCAAGGCGTCGAGGATGGCGGGCGGGATCGTCGTATCGAGCATGGCGCTATCGGAATGGCAAGGGTCGAAGGTCGCAGATTGTAGCCGAGGCGGCCTTCGACAAGACCCGCGCACCCGCCTTTTTTGCGCCCGTTCCGAGCGTCAAGCTGGCGTCCGCCTTTCGCGAAAGCGTGCATCCTGTGCCGCTCCGGTTCACCGAATTCTTTGTCAGGTCTTTATTAGACTTTATCAGGAGGCTTTCCATGCAAACCATCCAGGATGTGATGACCCGCGACGTGCAGAGCATTACGCCGCAGGAAACCGTGCAGCGCGCCGCGCAGCTGATGGACGAACTGAACGTGGGCGCGATTCCAGTGCTCGACGGGCAGAAACTGGTCGGCATGATCACCGACCGCGACATCACCGTGCGCTCCACCGCCGCCGGCCAGGCGCCCGGCGAGACCCGCGTGGGCGACGTGATGAGCACCGACGTGCGCACCTGCTCGCCCCACCAGACCGTCGACGAAGTGCTGGGCCAGATGGGCGACGTGCAGATCCGTCGCCTGCCGGTGGTCGACCAGCAGTCGCATGAAGTGATCGGTATCGTGTCGCTCGGCGACATGGCGACCAAGCATTCGGCCGGCATCGACCGGGCGCTGGAGGAAGTGTCGTTTCCGGCCGAGCCGGACCGCTCGACGATCGGGGCCGAGACGCGCCATTGACCGAGGTACGGCGCGAAGTACCGCTGCCGCTGGCAGGGGGCTCGGCGGGCGCTCAGTGCCTGCTGAGTGCCTGCTGAGTGCCTGCTGAGTGGCCGCTGAGTGGCTGCTGAGTGCCCGCCGCGGCGGCCGGCGCCGCCCCTTACTCGGCGTCCGGCTGGTTGGACGGGTGCGCGGCGATGAACGCCGGCAGCTTGATGCAGGCCTCGTTGATGCGCCGGACGTTCGGATACGGCTCCAGGTCGATGCCGTGGCGCACCGCGTTGTAGACCTGCGGTACCAGGAAGCAATCGGCGATGGTCGGGGTGTAGCCGTGGCACAGCGGGCCTGCGCTCGGGTCGCGCTGCAAATGTTTCTCCAGCACTTCGAGACCGCTCACCAGCCAGTGGCGGTACCACTCGGTCTTGACCTCTTCGGACAGGCCCATGTCCTTGACCAGGTAATTCAGCACGCGCAGGTTGTTCACTGGATGGATATCACAGGCAACAATCTGGGCCAGCTCGCGCACGCGCGCGCGGCCGGTGGCGTCCTTCGGCATCAGCGGGATCTGCGGGTACTCGTCTTCCAGATACTCGAGGATCGCCATCGATTGCGTCAGCGTGATGTAGTCGTCCTGGAAGGCCGGCACCAGGCCGCTCGGATTGATCGCATGGTACTGTTCCTGCAGTTGCTCGCCGCCGTTGCGCAGCAGGTGCACCGGCACCGCGTCGTAGCCCAGTTCCTTCAGGTTGAGCGCGATGCGCACCCGATAAGAAGCCGAGCTGCGGTAATACGTGTAGAGCTTCATTCCTTCCTCCCGTGATAGTGTGCGACCTCCTGCTCGATCGCGCCGAAGATGCTCGTCCCGGCCCCGTCCTGCATCTCGATGCGGACGGTGTCGCCGAAGCGCAGGAAAGGCGTTCGTGGCGCCCCCTGCTCGATGGTTTCGTACATGCGCAGCTCGGCCAGGCAGGCATAGCCGACGCCGCCGCCCTCGATACTGGAACCGTGCAGGCTGCCCTGCTTGTTCGACACCGTGCCCGAACCGATGATGCTGCCGGCCTTCAGCTCGCGCGTGCGCGCGGCGTGCGCGATCAGCTGCGCGAAGCTGAACGTCATGTCCTCGCCCGCGTTCGGGCGGCCGAAAGGCTGGCCGTTGAGCGTCACGACCAGCGGCAGATGCAGCCTGGCGTCGCGCCAGGCGCTGCCGAGCTCATCCGGCGTAACCGCCACCGGCGAGAATGCGCTGGCCGGCTTGGACTGGTAAAAGCCGAAGCCCTTTTCGAGTTCCTTGGGAATCAGGTTGCGCAGCGAGACATCGTTGACCAGCATCACCAGGCGGATGGCGGCCGCGGTTTGCTCGGCGCCGGCGCCCATCGGCACGTCGCCGGTGACGACGGCGACTTCGGCCTCGAGGTCCACGCCCCACTCCTCGGACAGCACGGCAATCGGGTCGCACGGGCCGACGAAGGCATCCGAGCCGCCCTGGTACATCAGCGGATCGGTGTAGAACGACGGCGGCACCTCGGCGCCGCGCGCCTTGCGCACCAGCTCCACGTGGTTGATGTAGGCCGAGCCGTCGGCCCACTGGAAGGCGCGCGGCAGCGGCGAGGCGCATTCGGCCTCGATGAAGGAATCGGCCTCGGGCGCGGTGCCGGCGTTGAGCTGCTCGTAGACCGATTGCAGGTGCGGCGCGACCTGGTCCCAGTCGTCGAGCGCGCTCTGCAGGGTGCGCGCGATCCCGGGGACGGCCTGGCAGGTGACGAGGTCGCGGCTGACGACGACCAGGGTGCCGTCGCGCCCACCGGTTTTCAGGGTAGCAAGCTTCATGCTGTCTCGATTCAATGTTGAGTTGTCGGCATTACAACTTAAAACGGACTATCATACAAACAATATTTTCCGCTCTATTTATCGGACTATCTGATGAATCCTACCCTGCGCCAGATGCGCGCTTTCGTCGCCCTGGCCAAGACCGGTAACTTTTACGCTCGCTGCGCAATCGATGCACGTCACACAGTCAGCTTTGTCCGGTTTGATCAAAGAACTCGAACAAACTTTGACCGCACGTGTGGTCGACCGCAGTACGCGCCGGATTTCGATTACCGAAGTCGGCCGCGAACTCTACCCCCTATTCAGCCAGATGATCGACGACCTGGACCGTGCGCTTGCGAACATTGCGGACCATGCGCAACTCAAGAAGGGCATCGTGCGCGTGGCCGCGCCACAACTCATGGCGTGCACGCTGCTGCCGGGCGCAATCGCCGCCTGGTACCGGCGCCACCCCGAGGTCAAGATCAGCCTGGCCGACAGCCCGGTCGAAAGCGTGACCGCGCGCGTGCTGTCCGGTGAAAGCGACCTCGGCATCGGTCCGGAACGCGACCCCGCCGCCCAGCTCGAAGCGCGCGAATTGATGACGATGCCGTTCGAGGCCGTGCTGCCGCCCGGGCATCCGCTGCTGACGCGCGCATCGGCGCCCGGATCGGAGCTCGAGGCCGGCCACAGCATCGGCTGGGACGAACTGGCCGCCTGGCCGGTGATCGCGCTGCGCGGCCAGTTCACCGAACGCTTGCTGGCCGACATGCACGCGGACGTCCAGCCCGGCCTGCGCGAAGTCACGCTCAAGCCGGCCCACGAAGTCTCGTACATGACGACCGCGCTGGCCATGGTGGCGGTCGGCATCGGCGTGACGGTGTGCATGCCGTATGCCGCCGCGCTGGTGCGCCAGCACGGCCTGCACACGCTGCCGCTGACGGCGCCCACCCTGACGCGCCGCTTCTTCATCTACACGCGCGAACAGCGCTCGCTGTCGCCCGCTGCCGAAGCCTTCGTGAATTTCCTCCTTTCGTATGTGGCAGAACATGGCACGCACCCGGCCGCCGGCTCAGTCGCCGATCCAGTTGCCGACCCCATGGCTGCATCCGCATGAGCGCCGCGCTAGAATGCGCACTCCTTCCTCCCGCTCTTCAAGCCGATGTCCCACAACACCATCGCCATCAACCAGCGCATGGGCCAATTCGACGGTCATGCCAGCGTCTGGCTGTTCGGCTACGGCTCACTGATCTTCAAGGCCGACTTCCCCTTCCTCGAGCGGCGCCCGGCCCATATCGGGGGCTGGACGCGGCGCTTCTGGCAGGGCTCTCACGACCACCGCGGCACCGAGAGCGCGCCCGGCCGCGTGGTGACATTGGCGCCGGACGCCGGCGCGGTCTGCCATGGCATGGCCTACCTCGTCACGCCGGAGGAGTTCGCCCATCTGGATTACCGCGAAAAGAACGGCTACCTGCGCCTGGCGACCGACATCCATTTCGAGGACGGCAGCAGCGCCCATGGCCTGGTGTATATCGCCACTCACGAGAACGCCGCATTCCTCGGCCCGGCGAGCGAACGCGACATTGCCCGCCAGATTGCCGCGTCCTGCGGACCGAGCGGGCCGAACAGCGAATACCTGCTGGAACTGGCCAAGGCGCTACGCGAACTCGGGAAGTTCGATGCGCACGTGTTTGAGATCGAACGCCACCTCGAAGAGTTCCTGCCGCACGATTGATCCCACGCATGTGCCTTCAGCGGTGTCCATTAGGTTGTGGTCTAATCGTCATCTAGATCGCGAACAGACATCGAAAGGAATTCAGCATGCAGCAGCCCGAGCAGACTCAGCAACAGGTCACCTCTAAACCCTCGGTCGCAGACCTCGACGAAGATACCCTGGCCTTCATGCGCCACGTGTTCGGCCTCGCGCGCGCGGGCGAGGCGGCGGAACTCGCCACGCTGCTCGACCAGGGTTTCCCCCCCAACCTGCGCAACGAGCGCGGCGACAGCCTGCTGATGCTGGCCTGCTACCACGGCCACCTCGACGCCGCGCGTGCGCTGCTCGACCACGGTGCCGATCCCGAAATCATGAACGATGCCGGCCAGTCGCCGCTGCAGGGCGCCGCCTTCAAGGGCGACCTGCCGGTCGCCACCCTGCTGCTCGAGCGCGGCGCCCAGCCGGACGCCGCCGGTCCGAACGGAAGGACCGCGTTGACGTTCGCGGCCATGTTCAACCGGGTCGACATCGCGCGCATGCTGCTGGCGCGCGGGGCCGACCCGTTCCGCGTGGATGCGGGCGGCAGC
This genomic stretch from Massilia sp. 9096 harbors:
- a CDS encoding ankyrin repeat domain-containing protein, with product MRHVFGLARAGEAAELATLLDQGFPPNLRNERGDSLLMLACYHGHLDAARALLDHGADPEIMNDAGQSPLQGAAFKGDLPVATLLLERGAQPDAAGPNGRTALTFAAMFNRVDIARMLLARGADPFRVDAGGSSILDAARTMGAADTVALLTEVTKAS
- a CDS encoding LysR substrate-binding domain-containing protein → MTARVVDRSTRRISITEVGRELYPLFSQMIDDLDRALANIADHAQLKKGIVRVAAPQLMACTLLPGAIAAWYRRHPEVKISLADSPVESVTARVLSGESDLGIGPERDPAAQLEARELMTMPFEAVLPPGHPLLTRASAPGSELEAGHSIGWDELAAWPVIALRGQFTERLLADMHADVQPGLREVTLKPAHEVSYMTTALAMVAVGIGVTVCMPYAAALVRQHGLHTLPLTAPTLTRRFFIYTREQRSLSPAAEAFVNFLLSYVAEHGTHPAAGSVADPVADPMAASA
- the iscA gene encoding iron-sulfur cluster assembly protein IscA is translated as MAVTLTEKAAKHINRYLERRGKGVGLRFGVRTTGCSGLAYKLEYVDEAANEDNVFESHGVKVFVDPKSLPYIDGTELDFAREGLNEGFRFNNPNVKDNCGCGESFRI
- a CDS encoding uracil-DNA glycosylase, producing the protein MLDTTIPPAILDALTLADASWRPHLEAGLRAMAKATPDYLPALAEDRYLPTGGRLFAAFSLPLDGVRYVLVGEGPYPREESATGVCFMDGAVGALWSATGLSKPVNRATSLRNFMKMLLVAGGQLTIDDTGGAALAPIAKASEARGMIQTLPELQDNLTGEGFLLLNASLVFRKHVAPVVDARAWLPLLRAVFAALAAQATQPTLVLWGKIAEQLDKVPETQQFPSIRAEHPYNLSFIGHQGMQQFFGPMRLLQRRAGP
- the maiA gene encoding maleylacetoacetate isomerase, producing the protein MKLYTYYRSSASYRVRIALNLKELGYDAVPVHLLRNGGEQLQEQYHAINPSGLVPAFQDDYITLTQSMAILEYLEDEYPQIPLMPKDATGRARVRELAQIVACDIHPVNNLRVLNYLVKDMGLSEEVKTEWYRHWLVSGLEVLEKHLQRDPSAGPLCHGYTPTIADCFLVPQVYNAVRHGIDLEPYPNVRRINEACIKLPAFIAAHPSNQPDAE
- a CDS encoding gamma-glutamylcyclotransferase, producing the protein MSHNTIAINQRMGQFDGHASVWLFGYGSLIFKADFPFLERRPAHIGGWTRRFWQGSHDHRGTESAPGRVVTLAPDAGAVCHGMAYLVTPEEFAHLDYREKNGYLRLATDIHFEDGSSAHGLVYIATHENAAFLGPASERDIARQIAASCGPSGPNSEYLLELAKALRELGKFDAHVFEIERHLEEFLPHD
- a CDS encoding fumarylacetoacetate hydrolase family protein, producing the protein MKLATLKTGGRDGTLVVVSRDLVTCQAVPGIARTLQSALDDWDQVAPHLQSVYEQLNAGTAPEADSFIEAECASPLPRAFQWADGSAYINHVELVRKARGAEVPPSFYTDPLMYQGGSDAFVGPCDPIAVLSEEWGVDLEAEVAVVTGDVPMGAGAEQTAAAIRLVMLVNDVSLRNLIPKELEKGFGFYQSKPASAFSPVAVTPDELGSAWRDARLHLPLVVTLNGQPFGRPNAGEDMTFSFAQLIAHAARTRELKAGSIIGSGTVSNKQGSLHGSSIEGGGVGYACLAELRMYETIEQGAPRTPFLRFGDTVRIEMQDGAGTSIFGAIEQEVAHYHGRKE
- the iscU gene encoding Fe-S cluster assembly scaffold IscU, whose translation is MAYSDKVLDHYENPRNVGSFDKNSDDVGTGMVGAPACGDVMKLQIKVNEAGVIEDAKFKTYGCGSAIASSSLVTEWVKGKSLDEALSIKNTQIAEELALPPVKIHCSILAEDAIKAAVADYKHKHAAEEKAA
- a CDS encoding CBS domain-containing protein — translated: MQTIQDVMTRDVQSITPQETVQRAAQLMDELNVGAIPVLDGQKLVGMITDRDITVRSTAAGQAPGETRVGDVMSTDVRTCSPHQTVDEVLGQMGDVQIRRLPVVDQQSHEVIGIVSLGDMATKHSAGIDRALEEVSFPAEPDRSTIGAETRH
- the iscR gene encoding Fe-S cluster assembly transcriptional regulator IscR, with product MRLTTKGRFAVTAMIDLALRQGAGPVTLSGISQRQAISLSYLEQLFGKLRRHEIVESVRGPGGGYSLARSADKVTVADIIIAVDEPIDATQCGGKENCHGADAAAGSRCMTHELWATLNAKMVDFLDSVTLHDLVEQQKQKEHQDQSVVVMHPRHAAVGQN
- a CDS encoding IscS subfamily cysteine desulfurase — translated: MNAPLDKQIEQSFQTAPHFPIYMDYSATTPIDPRVADKMIPFLREQFGNPASRSHAYGWSAEAAVEEARVQVAKLVGADPREIIWTSGATESNNLALKGAAHFYKSKGKHIITVKTEHKAVLDTVRELEREGYEATYLEPQDNGLITLEQLEAAMRPDTILVSVMLVNNEIGVVQPIKEIGELCRKKGIIFHSDAAQATGKVEINLEELKVDLMSFSAHKTYGPKGIGALYVRRKPRVRLEAQMHGGGHERGLRSGTLAPHQIVGMGEAFRLAREEMSTELARIKALRDRLAAGLMQIEEVYVNGDMEHRVPHNLNVSFNFVEGESLIMAVKDIAVSSGSACTSASLEPSYVLRALGRSDELAHSSIRFTIGRFTTEQDIDFAVQLLKDKVGKLRELSPLWEMHKDGIDLNSIQWAAH